The following are encoded in a window of Fusarium oxysporum f. sp. lycopersici 4287 chromosome 5, whole genome shotgun sequence genomic DNA:
- a CDS encoding 40S ribosomal protein S12 — translation MSDVEDNTPEVADVVEVSGDAPKGQMSILDALKGVLKLSLMHDGLARGLREASKALDRRQAHMCVLNENCEEEAYKKLVVALCNEHNIPLIQIPDGKQLGEWAGLCVLDREGNARKVVNCSCVVVKDWGEESQERSILLNYFQTEQ, via the exons ATG TCGGACGTAGAAGACAACACCCCCGAGGTCGccgatgttgttgaggttTCCGGCGATGCCCCCAAGGGCCAGATGTCCATTCTCGACGCTCTCAAGGGTGTCCTGAAGCTCTCTCTCATGCACGACGGTCTCGCTCGTGGTCTCCGTGAGGCTTCCAAGGCCCTCGATCGCCGACAGGCACACATGTGTGTCTTGAACGAGAACTGCGAGGAGGAGGCCTACAAGAAGCTTGTTGTCGCTCTCTGCAATGAGCACAACATCCCCTTGATCCAGATCCCCGACGGAAAGCAGCTCGGCGAGTGGGCCGGTCTCT GCGTTCTTGACCGTGAGGGTAACGCCCGCAAGGTCGTCAACTGCTCTTGCGTCGTCGTCAAGGACTGGGGTGAGGAGTCTCAGGAGCGATCTATCCTCCTCAACTACTTCCAGACCGAGCAGTAA
- a CDS encoding 40S ribosomal protein S22 — protein MVRTSVLHDALNAINNAEKAGKRQVLIRPSSKVIIKFLQVMQRHGYIGEFEEVDDHRSGKIVVQLNGRLNKTGVISPRYNVRLSELEKWVVKLLPARQFGYVILTTSAGIMDHEEARRKHVSGKIIGFFY, from the exons ATGGTCCGCACTTCCGTCCTCCACGATGCGCTCAACGCCATCAACAACGCCGAGAAGGCTGGCAAGCGCCAGGTCCTGATCCGACCTTCTTCCAAGGTCATTATCAAGTTCCTCCAGGTCATGCAGCGCCACG GATACATTGGAGAGTTCGAGGAGGTCGATGACCACCGATCCGGCAAGATCGTTGTACAGCTCAACGGCCGCCTCAACAAGACCGGTGTCATCTCCCCTCGCTACAACGTCCGCCTCTCCGAGCTCGAGAAGTGGGTTGTCAAGCTGCTCCCTGCCCGTCAGTTCGGCTATGTCATCCTCACCACCTCTGCCGGCATCATGGACCACGAGGAGGCCCGACGCAAGCACGTTTCTGGCAAGATCATTGGCTTCTTCTACTAA
- a CDS encoding enoyl-CoA hydratase gives MNTFRCMRPVAARVAFQRSTLPRVARAYSSTTYEYIQVSQPKPGVGQVTLNRPKALNALCTPLIKELNQALLEFNVADDTSVIILTGSQKAFAAGADIKEMAPLTFAEAYTKSFIESWSDLTTQVKKPIIAAVSGHALGGGCELAMMCDLIYCTENANFGQPEIKLGTVPGAGGSQRLTRAIGKSKAMELILTGKSLSGVDAEKWGLAARVFPTYEALMEETLKTAETIAGYSKVAVQAAKEVVNKSQDLALRDGVEYERRVFHSLFGSQDQKIGMKAFAEKKKAEWSHS, from the exons ATGAACACTTTCCGGTGCATGAGACCAGTGGCAGCTCGGGTGGCCTTCCAAAGGTCTACTCTTCCTCGCGTTGCTCGAGCTTACAGCTCGACGACTTATGAGTATAtccaagtttctcaacccaagcCCGGTGTTGGACAAG TTACCTTGAACCGTCCTAAGGCCCTCAACGCCCTATGCACGCCTCTTATCAAAGAGCTCAACCAGGCTCTTCTTGAATTTAATGTGGCCGACGATACGTCAGTCATTATTTTAACCGGCTCCCAAAAGGCGTTTGCAGCTGGTGCTGATATCAAGGAGATGGCCCCGCTTACCTTCGCCGAAGCTTACACCAAGTCCTTCATCGAGTCCTGGTCAGACCTCACCACTCAGGTGAAAAAGCCAATCATCGCTGCAGTTTCGGGGCATGCCCTTGGTGGAGGCTGCGAGCTCGCCATGATGTGTGATCTCATCTATTGTACTGAGAATGCGAACTTCGGCCAACCCGAGATCAAGCTCGGGACTGTTCCTGGAGCTGGTGGCAGCCAGCGCCTTACTCGTGCCATCGGCAAGTCAAAGGCAATGGAACTCATTCTGACCGGAAAGTCACTTTCTGGTGTCGATGCAGAGAAATGGGGACTCGCTGCCAGGGTGTTTCCCACGTATGAGGCTCTGATGGAGGAGACGCTCAAGACAGCCGAGACAATTGCTGGCTACTCCAAGGTGGCTGTTCAAGCCGCCAAGGAGGTTGTCAACAAGAGCCAGGATCTGGCCCTACGTGATGGTGTCGAGTATGAGCGGCGAGTCTTCCACAGCTTGTTTGGTAGCCAAGATCAGAAGATTGGCATGAAGGCGTTCgcagaaaagaagaaggctgagtGGAGTCACTCATAA